The Bradyrhizobium sp. WSM471 genome includes the window TTGGCGATGGCCTCGCAGGTGTTCCGCGACTGTGCCGAGCGCGGCATCAACCTGACCATGGTCAACATGGGCGGCGGCTTCCCGACCAAGTACCTGAAGGACGTGCCGCCGGTGGTGACCTACGGGCGCTCGATCTTCCGCGCGCTGCGCAAGCACTTCGGCAACCAGATTCCGGAGACCATCATCGAGCCGGGCCGCGGCATGGTCGGCAACGCCGGCATCATCGAATCCGAAGTCGTGCTCATCTCGAAGAAGAGCGACGAGGACGAGGTGCGCTGGGTCTATCTGGACATCGGCAAGTTCGGCGGTCTCGCCGAGACCATGGACGAGTCGATCCGTTACGCCATCCGCACCCCGCATGACGGCGCGGACATGACGCCGTGCGTGCTCGCTGGCCCGACCTGCGACAGCGCCGACGTGCTGTACGAGAAGAACCCGTATCCGCTTCCGGTGACGCTCGAGATCGGCGACAAGCTGCTGATCGAAGGCACCGGGGCCTATACGTCAACCTACTCGGCGGTGGCGTTCAACGGCATCCCGCCGCTGAAGACCTACCACATCTGATCCGCCTCTCGTCTGAGGCCTGACGAACCCGGGAGCCGGCTTGCCGGCTCCCTCCCTGACATTTCGATCTGACGACGCCTTGGACCGGCGTGCTTTGCGCACGTCGGTTTCAAGCGGGGACTGACGCGCCATGACTGCTCTTCGGAAGACACAGGTTGACCCCACCTCGAAAGCCGCTCCGTTCGCGATCCGCAGCGAGCGTGCTGCCGACGTTGCGATGCGTGAAGTGCTGCTCGATGCGTCCTTTGGCGAGAACCGCCATGGCCGCACCTGCCAGCGCCTGCGTGACGGACGCGCACCCGCTGCCGGCCTTGCGCTGGCCGCGATGCGCGAGGGGAAACTCGTGGGAACCGTGCGGCTGTGGCACGTCAGCGCCGGAGGCAGGCCCGCTCTGGTCCTCGGACCGCTGGCGGTGGACCCTGCCTGCCGCGAGCTCGGGATCGGCGCCGCGCTGATGCAACAAGCGCTGGCTGCCGCCCGGGCGCGCGGACATGCCGCCGTGATCCTGCTCGGCGACGCCCCTTACTACGCCCGCTTCGGATTCTCGCATGAGAGGACCGGCGAGCTGTCGCTGCCCGGCCCGTTCGAGCGCGACCGCCTGCTGGCGATCGAATTCCAGGCCGGTGCGCTCGATGGCGCCGCGGGGATGATCGTCCCGACTGGCGCGACCCTGCCCAAACGGAGGGTAGTTCGCGGCCTCGAGGCGCGCGCGGCGTAAGGGATTGCCATGATCGCAATACCAAAGCCGCGCCGAGCGGAGATGCTCGCGCGTGCCCTTTGCTTTAGGGTTGCGCGGGGCTGAGAAACGCCCTTTAACCCGCCAAACGCCCCCTTCAGTCGAGGCCCACGACCATGTCCCGTCGCCTGATCTCCACCGGCTCTCCGCTTGAGAAGACCGTCGGCTACAGCCGCGCCGTGATCGACGGCGAGTTCGCCTTCGTCGCGGGAACCACAGGCTATGACTACACAACGATGACGATGCCGGCCGA containing:
- a CDS encoding GNAT family N-acetyltransferase — translated: MTALRKTQVDPTSKAAPFAIRSERAADVAMREVLLDASFGENRHGRTCQRLRDGRAPAAGLALAAMREGKLVGTVRLWHVSAGGRPALVLGPLAVDPACRELGIGAALMQQALAAARARGHAAVILLGDAPYYARFGFSHERTGELSLPGPFERDRLLAIEFQAGALDGAAGMIVPTGATLPKRRVVRGLEARAA